A window from Rhizobium sp. BG4 encodes these proteins:
- the cyoD gene encoding cytochrome o ubiquinol oxidase subunit IV: MAHSPSETAAHASLRSYVWGFMLSLGLTGLSFGAVMSGVLPSEAILPVITVLAVVQLLVQLVFFLHLGTAPDQRSNTTIFLLTIMLIAIIVSGSLWVIHNANVNMMPSGMTIERAKALD; the protein is encoded by the coding sequence ATGGCTCACTCTCCTTCCGAAACAGCGGCGCATGCCAGCTTGCGATCCTATGTCTGGGGCTTCATGCTGTCCCTCGGCCTGACCGGTCTTTCGTTCGGCGCCGTCATGAGCGGCGTGCTGCCCTCCGAGGCGATCCTGCCTGTCATCACCGTACTTGCCGTGGTGCAGCTCCTCGTGCAGCTCGTCTTCTTCCTGCATCTCGGCACCGCACCCGACCAGCGCAGCAACACGACGATCTTTCTGCTGACGATCATGCTGATCGCCATCATCGTCTCCGGTTCGCTCTGGGTCATCCACAACGCGAACGTCAACATGATGCCCTCGGGCATGACGATCGAGCGCGCCAAGGCGCTCGATTGA
- a CDS encoding aldolase/citrate lyase family protein: MPRNLFKQALSEGRRQHGLWCTLSSAFTTEVVAGAGYDWLLLDTEHSPGDALTVLPQLQVIAGYPGVSAIVRPASNDAVLIKRLLDIGAQTLLIPYVQNAAEAEAAVRATRYPPCGIRGVSGLTRATRFGREKGYFDKAAEDLCVIVQIETAEALGNLKAIAAVPGVDALFVGPADLAASIGFGADLSNPGLRKTVIDAISKIKAAGKPAGLLSGDPVLMKMAAEAGVDFLAVGVDAGLLARSSEALLAQAASL, translated from the coding sequence ATGCCCCGCAATCTGTTCAAACAGGCCCTCTCGGAGGGCCGCCGCCAGCATGGCCTCTGGTGCACCCTGTCCTCTGCCTTCACCACCGAAGTGGTGGCAGGGGCAGGCTACGACTGGCTGCTGCTCGATACCGAACATTCGCCCGGCGATGCGCTGACCGTACTGCCGCAGCTCCAGGTGATCGCCGGCTATCCCGGCGTCTCCGCGATCGTCCGGCCCGCCTCCAACGATGCCGTGCTGATCAAGCGGCTGCTCGATATCGGCGCCCAGACGCTGCTGATCCCCTATGTCCAGAACGCGGCGGAGGCGGAAGCCGCCGTGCGCGCGACCCGCTATCCGCCATGCGGCATACGCGGCGTCTCCGGTCTGACCCGGGCGACCCGTTTCGGCCGCGAGAAGGGCTATTTCGACAAGGCCGCCGAGGATCTCTGCGTCATCGTGCAGATCGAGACGGCGGAAGCGCTCGGCAACCTGAAGGCCATCGCGGCGGTTCCGGGTGTCGATGCGCTCTTCGTCGGTCCCGCCGATCTCGCCGCCAGCATCGGTTTCGGCGCCGATCTTAGCAATCCCGGCCTGCGCAAGACGGTCATCGATGCGATCAGCAAGATCAAGGCGGCGGGCAAGCCAGCCGGGCTTCTGAGCGGCGATCCGGTGCTGATGAAGATGGCGGCGGAAGCCGGCGTCGATTTTCTCGCCGTCGGCGTCGATGCCGGGCTGCTGGCGCGGTCGTCGGAAGCGTTGCTCGCGCAGGCGGCATCGCTCTAG
- a CDS encoding DUF934 domain-containing protein, translating to MALINHLGEELPDRWLYPQQPETDAMPAPYTVVPAEALQGLERLPPDARPAGVLLRPEQSADLIALLLDELDVVVVLFEKFRDGRGFTIAHALRNKHRFMGDVRAIGHLLPDQLPLLRQCGFTSIVTPAEHPPARWRNGNAAQDQSVQAKPLLQRLMNNRSSDHGA from the coding sequence ATGGCGCTGATTAATCACCTCGGCGAGGAGCTTCCCGATCGCTGGCTCTATCCGCAGCAACCCGAGACCGATGCGATGCCGGCGCCTTACACCGTTGTGCCGGCCGAAGCCCTGCAAGGGCTGGAGCGCCTGCCGCCGGATGCAAGGCCGGCCGGCGTCCTGCTGCGGCCGGAGCAATCGGCCGATTTGATCGCACTGCTGCTCGATGAGCTCGACGTGGTGGTCGTCCTGTTCGAAAAATTCCGGGACGGCCGCGGCTTCACCATCGCCCATGCGCTGCGCAACAAGCACCGCTTCATGGGCGACGTCCGCGCCATCGGCCATCTGCTGCCGGATCAACTGCCGCTGCTGCGGCAATGCGGATTCACCTCGATCGTCACACCGGCGGAACACCCGCCGGCCCGGTGGAGGAACGGCAATGCCGCCCAGGACCAGAGCGTGCAGGCCAAGCCGCTGCTGCAGCGGCTGATGAACAACCGGTCGTCAGACCACGGCGCGTGA
- a CDS encoding ABC transporter substrate-binding protein, with product MTASLISMKRILAGAFLLTALPAGQALAADCSISIGRIVPMTGPLADVGKDTPWVDDNKLKPINDAGGLKVGNDLCKISYKIYDSKSTVAGSAEAATQAILQDKVDFLMAQGTPDTTNAPSDLCERNKIPCIVTNTPVEAWLLGPDGKPKEYKYAFEFFFSVPDLVKNHVGMIKALPGGFNGKIGYLYPNDADGTVFAKIFDPVFKGEGWKPVDPGRFQQGLPDFSSLINQFKRNHVEVVAGVLAPPDMQNYLQQAAQAGFKPKMYIIDKGTGYPEPMAALGEVGYGLLSVNFWSPAYPGSSSFGGYSGQALVDSFEKATGKQYIPPLGYDDASYDVLLSAIQRAGTKDREAVLAALRTTKVDTVAGPVAFNKQNFSVQPLGGAQWRFDQAQGKIIKENVFNAVYPSVQKTAEMKLYE from the coding sequence ATGACGGCAAGCCTTATCAGCATGAAGAGAATTCTCGCAGGCGCATTTCTGCTTACCGCTTTGCCCGCCGGGCAGGCGCTGGCGGCGGACTGTAGCATCAGCATCGGCCGCATCGTTCCGATGACCGGCCCGCTCGCCGATGTCGGCAAGGATACGCCGTGGGTCGACGACAACAAGCTGAAGCCGATCAACGACGCCGGTGGACTGAAGGTCGGCAACGATCTCTGCAAGATCAGCTACAAGATCTATGACAGCAAGAGCACCGTCGCCGGTTCGGCCGAAGCCGCCACCCAGGCCATCCTGCAGGACAAGGTGGACTTCCTGATGGCGCAGGGCACGCCCGATACGACCAATGCGCCCTCCGATCTCTGCGAGCGCAACAAGATCCCCTGCATCGTCACCAACACCCCGGTCGAAGCCTGGCTTCTCGGCCCCGACGGCAAGCCGAAGGAATACAAATACGCCTTCGAATTCTTCTTCTCGGTGCCCGATCTGGTGAAGAACCATGTCGGCATGATCAAGGCGCTGCCGGGCGGCTTCAACGGCAAGATCGGCTATCTCTATCCGAACGATGCCGACGGCACCGTCTTTGCCAAGATCTTCGATCCGGTCTTCAAGGGCGAGGGCTGGAAGCCTGTCGATCCCGGCCGTTTCCAGCAGGGGCTGCCCGACTTCTCGTCGCTGATCAACCAGTTCAAGCGCAATCACGTCGAGGTCGTCGCCGGTGTGCTCGCCCCGCCGGATATGCAGAACTATCTGCAGCAGGCCGCCCAGGCAGGTTTCAAGCCGAAAATGTACATCATCGACAAGGGCACCGGCTATCCGGAGCCGATGGCGGCCCTCGGCGAGGTCGGCTACGGGCTGCTCTCGGTGAACTTCTGGTCGCCGGCCTATCCTGGCAGCTCGTCCTTCGGCGGCTATAGCGGCCAGGCGCTGGTCGACAGTTTCGAGAAGGCGACCGGCAAGCAGTATATCCCGCCGCTCGGTTACGACGATGCCTCCTATGACGTGCTGCTGAGCGCCATCCAGCGCGCCGGCACCAAGGACAGGGAAGCGGTCCTCGCCGCGCTGCGGACCACCAAGGTCGATACCGTCGCCGGTCCCGTCGCCTTCAACAAGCAGAACTTCTCGGTCCAGCCGCTCGGCGGTGCGCAATGGCGCTTCGACCAGGCGCAGGGAAAGATCATCAAGGAAAACGTCTTCAACGCCGTCTATCCGTCGGTCCAGAAGACAGCCGAGATGAAGCTCTACGAATAG
- a CDS encoding methylenetetrahydrofolate reductase yields the protein MSERRGLWPDYALEITGKGIGEIETARPVIAPGTPVNIAFLGNETHAQRIEAARILRRSGFEPVPIISARRLTSEDDVETLIGGLKAAASPQRFLFVGGDPATAAGPYSDAMTLLESGVLQRHGIARAGIVGYPEGHPKISDAALWQALLAKLAFLRDSGCETEITTQYGFDADAIIGWIARLRNAGIHVPVRIGIPGPSRAATLIRFARQFGVARSPEPLGDPDAVVTADRFAARLLEGLERRALGNVFFHLYPFGGIAAAIEWLNRVVTPNHSAID from the coding sequence ATGTCTGAACGACGCGGCTTGTGGCCGGACTACGCGCTCGAGATCACCGGCAAGGGTATCGGCGAGATCGAAACCGCCCGGCCGGTAATCGCGCCGGGCACGCCGGTCAATATCGCCTTCCTCGGCAACGAGACGCATGCCCAGCGCATCGAGGCCGCGCGCATCCTGCGCCGCTCCGGGTTCGAGCCGGTGCCGATCATCTCCGCCCGCCGCCTGACATCGGAAGACGACGTGGAGACACTGATCGGTGGGCTGAAAGCCGCCGCTTCTCCGCAGCGCTTCCTCTTCGTCGGCGGCGATCCGGCCACGGCGGCCGGGCCTTATTCCGATGCGATGACACTCCTCGAAAGCGGCGTTCTACAGCGCCACGGCATCGCCCGCGCAGGGATCGTCGGCTATCCCGAGGGACATCCGAAGATCAGCGATGCGGCGCTGTGGCAGGCGCTGCTCGCCAAGCTCGCCTTCCTTCGCGACAGCGGCTGCGAGACCGAGATCACCACGCAATATGGTTTCGATGCGGATGCCATTATCGGCTGGATCGCCAGGCTGCGGAATGCGGGCATCCATGTGCCCGTCCGCATCGGCATTCCCGGCCCGTCGCGGGCGGCAACGCTGATCCGCTTCGCCCGGCAATTCGGCGTCGCGCGCTCTCCTGAGCCGCTCGGCGATCCCGATGCGGTTGTCACGGCCGACCGCTTTGCAGCGCGCCTGCTTGAAGGTCTTGAGAGGCGGGCGCTCGGCAACGTGTTCTTCCATCTGTACCCGTTCGGCGGCATCGCAGCAGCCATCGAGTGGTTGAACCGCGTGGTGACGCCGAACCATTCTGCTATTGACTGA
- the hemA gene encoding 5-aminolevulinate synthase, producing the protein MDYAARFETLLSELKLDGRYRTFAELERIAGEFPSALWHGPTGETRHVTVWCSNDYLGMGQHPDVLAAMHAAIDDFGAGTGGTRNISGTNRQHVALETELADLHGKEGALIFTSGWISNLAALGTLGKVLPDCAIFSDALNHNSMIEGIRRSGAERFIFRHNDAAHLDELMSRIDPARPKIVAFESVYSMDGDIAPIAEICDVAEKHGALTYLDEVHAVGLYGEHGGGVAEQLGVADRVTIIEGTLAKAFGVMGGYITGPAMLIDVVRSFSDSFIFTTSMCPHLAAGALAAVQHLKAHPQERSEQQANVTLLKQMMKAANLPILDSASHIIPLMIRDAHLCRATSEFLMREHNIYVQPINYPTVARGQERLRITPTPFHTQAHMRALVSALCEAREKLGWFGHSAAA; encoded by the coding sequence ATGGACTATGCTGCTAGATTTGAGACCCTTCTTTCCGAGCTGAAGCTCGACGGCCGGTACCGCACCTTCGCGGAACTCGAACGCATCGCCGGCGAGTTTCCGAGCGCGCTGTGGCACGGGCCGACGGGCGAAACCCGGCATGTGACGGTCTGGTGCAGCAACGACTATCTCGGCATGGGCCAGCACCCCGACGTGCTGGCCGCGATGCACGCGGCGATCGACGATTTCGGCGCCGGCACCGGCGGCACGCGCAACATCTCCGGCACCAACCGCCAGCATGTGGCGCTGGAAACCGAGCTTGCCGATCTGCACGGCAAGGAAGGCGCGCTGATCTTCACATCCGGGTGGATCTCCAATCTCGCGGCGCTCGGCACGCTCGGCAAGGTACTGCCCGATTGCGCCATCTTCTCCGACGCCCTGAACCACAATTCGATGATCGAGGGCATTCGCCGCTCCGGCGCCGAGCGCTTCATCTTCCGCCATAACGACGCTGCCCATCTCGACGAACTGATGAGCAGGATCGATCCCGCAAGGCCGAAGATCGTCGCCTTCGAGAGCGTCTACAGCATGGACGGCGATATCGCGCCGATCGCCGAAATCTGCGACGTCGCCGAGAAACACGGAGCGCTCACCTATCTCGACGAGGTGCACGCCGTCGGCCTCTACGGCGAGCACGGCGGCGGCGTTGCCGAACAGCTCGGCGTCGCCGATCGCGTCACGATCATCGAGGGCACGCTGGCCAAGGCCTTCGGCGTGATGGGCGGCTATATCACCGGCCCGGCCATGCTGATCGACGTCGTGCGCAGCTTCTCCGACAGCTTCATCTTCACGACATCCATGTGTCCGCACCTGGCGGCAGGCGCTCTGGCAGCCGTGCAACACCTGAAGGCCCATCCGCAGGAGCGCAGCGAGCAGCAGGCGAATGTGACGCTGCTGAAGCAGATGATGAAAGCGGCCAACCTGCCGATCCTCGACAGCGCCAGCCACATCATTCCGCTGATGATCCGCGACGCGCATCTCTGCCGCGCCACCAGCGAATTCCTGATGCGCGAGCACAACATCTACGTCCAGCCGATCAACTACCCGACGGTCGCCCGCGGCCAGGAGCGGCTGCGGATCACGCCGACGCCATTCCACACGCAGGCGCATATGCGCGCACTCGTCTCTGCTCTCTGCGAGGCCCGCGAAAAGCTCGGCTGGTTCGGCCACTCGGCCGCCGCCTGA
- a CDS encoding IclR family transcriptional regulator: protein MTPPDSSPTKAKGQRNEIRLIARAASILRALAEEPSGLSLGQIAKQTGLARATVQRLVGAMEVERLVATEVDKVGVRIGSEIPRIATLAYRDIRQFFRTAIEQLHQDVEESVDLTVLQGNAAVVIDQVQGAGRVLRVVSQVGSALPLYCTSNGKAHLSQMSDADVAEIIAGGLPKITPQTITDGPTLLAEIAKIRAGGIAADEEEYAAGVCALSLPVRGVGNASYALGVLMPRQRYDERAGLVREALAKCRASIETVTGH from the coding sequence ATGACGCCGCCAGACTCTTCCCCGACCAAGGCCAAGGGCCAACGCAACGAAATCCGCCTGATCGCCCGTGCCGCATCGATCCTGCGGGCGCTCGCCGAGGAGCCTTCGGGGCTCAGCCTCGGGCAGATCGCCAAGCAGACCGGGCTTGCCCGGGCAACCGTGCAGCGGCTGGTGGGGGCGATGGAGGTCGAGCGGCTGGTGGCGACCGAGGTGGATAAGGTCGGCGTCAGGATCGGCTCGGAAATCCCGCGGATCGCGACGCTCGCCTACCGCGATATCAGGCAATTCTTCCGCACGGCGATCGAGCAGCTGCATCAGGATGTCGAGGAAAGCGTCGACCTGACCGTGCTGCAGGGCAACGCCGCCGTGGTGATCGACCAGGTCCAGGGCGCCGGGCGGGTGCTGCGCGTCGTCTCGCAGGTCGGCTCGGCCCTTCCTCTCTACTGTACCTCGAACGGCAAGGCGCATCTGTCACAGATGTCCGATGCCGATGTCGCCGAAATCATCGCCGGCGGATTGCCGAAGATCACGCCGCAGACAATCACCGACGGCCCCACGCTGCTCGCCGAAATCGCCAAGATCCGCGCCGGCGGCATTGCGGCCGACGAGGAGGAATATGCGGCGGGCGTCTGTGCGCTATCGCTTCCGGTTCGCGGCGTCGGAAATGCCAGTTACGCGCTTGGCGTCCTGATGCCGCGGCAGCGGTATGACGAGCGCGCCGGACTGGTGCGCGAGGCGCTGGCAAAGTGCCGGGCCTCGATCGAGACCGTAACCGGCCACTGA
- a CDS encoding PLP-dependent aminotransferase family protein has protein sequence MWQPRLNETARMKYLGIVEALEADIRAGRVTPGERLPPQRTIAEALNVDLTTVTRAFNEARRRGLVEAQAGRGSFISERLEENGPLERRAPLIDLSMNIPPQPQSANLKKALPQGIAEVLAGSRGLLSLHYQESNGAEIDRKAAATWLGQRIAGISAERIVIAGGAQSALFAVCDLLLRGGDAIAAGEVTYPGLKAVAMQKGVRLEPLAMDAEGIIPDAFERLCSRAPPKALYVIPSIDNPSTATLPQARRQALVSLARHYGVAIIEDDPYSSLQPERIVSFAEMAPDITWHIATLSKCATPALRVAYVVAPNAGQGLRLAGVLRATILMAPPLMSALASRWITDGTLNELTAAIRAENAVRQKLAAAILGGIPFAADPHGHHLWLTLPDHWRAADFAEHADRAGVSIVPASAFATAGATTEAVRISLGVAPDRGALEDALTLLSGLIAQPSLASRAVV, from the coding sequence ATGTGGCAGCCGCGGCTGAATGAAACCGCCCGCATGAAATATCTCGGCATCGTCGAGGCGCTCGAGGCGGATATCCGCGCGGGCCGGGTGACGCCGGGTGAACGGCTGCCGCCGCAGCGCACGATCGCCGAGGCGCTGAACGTCGATCTGACCACCGTGACACGCGCCTTCAACGAGGCGCGGCGGCGCGGACTGGTCGAGGCTCAGGCCGGCCGCGGCAGTTTCATCAGCGAGCGGCTGGAGGAAAACGGCCCGCTGGAACGCCGGGCGCCGCTCATCGATCTCAGCATGAACATCCCGCCGCAGCCGCAATCGGCCAATCTGAAGAAGGCCCTGCCGCAGGGGATCGCCGAGGTTCTGGCTGGATCGCGCGGCCTGCTCAGCTTGCATTATCAGGAGAGTAACGGCGCCGAGATCGACCGGAAGGCTGCCGCCACATGGCTCGGCCAGCGTATTGCAGGCATTTCCGCTGAGAGAATCGTCATTGCCGGCGGGGCGCAGAGCGCGCTGTTTGCCGTCTGCGATCTGTTGCTGCGCGGCGGTGATGCCATCGCCGCGGGCGAGGTCACCTATCCCGGCCTCAAGGCGGTGGCGATGCAGAAGGGTGTCCGGCTCGAGCCGCTGGCGATGGATGCCGAGGGTATCATCCCCGACGCCTTCGAGCGGCTTTGCAGCCGTGCGCCACCGAAGGCGCTCTACGTCATTCCGTCGATCGACAACCCGAGCACGGCAACGTTGCCGCAGGCGCGGCGCCAAGCGCTTGTTTCGCTTGCCCGTCACTACGGCGTGGCGATCATCGAGGACGATCCCTACAGCTCGTTGCAGCCGGAGCGGATCGTCTCGTTTGCAGAGATGGCGCCCGATATCACCTGGCATATCGCGACGCTGTCGAAATGCGCCACGCCGGCGCTCCGCGTTGCCTATGTCGTGGCGCCCAATGCCGGGCAGGGGCTGCGGCTTGCCGGCGTGCTGCGCGCGACGATCCTGATGGCGCCGCCGCTGATGTCGGCGCTTGCCAGCCGCTGGATCACCGACGGCACGCTCAATGAGCTGACGGCGGCCATTCGCGCCGAGAATGCCGTCCGCCAGAAACTTGCCGCTGCCATTCTCGGCGGCATTCCCTTTGCCGCCGATCCGCACGGCCACCATCTGTGGCTGACGCTTCCTGATCATTGGCGGGCGGCGGATTTCGCCGAACATGCAGATCGTGCCGGCGTTTCGATCGTACCGGCATCGGCCTTTGCAACGGCAGGCGCGACGACCGAAGCGGTCCGCATTTCGCTCGGCGTCGCGCCCGACCGCGGCGCCCTGGAGGATGCGTTGACGCTTCTCTCCGGTCTGATCGCACAGCCTTCGCTGGCGTCACGCGCCGTGGTCTGA
- the hpaH gene encoding 2-oxo-hept-4-ene-1,7-dioate hydratase produces the protein MPLTEAQLDAAARSLFDAEMSRAVIPQLSKSHPELVLAESYEIQRRWVKHHLAEGRRIVGHKIGLTSRAMQMASKMTEPDYGALLDHMMFRDGQTIPAGRFIRPRLEVELAFVLKDDLSGPGCNIYDVMRATEVVVPALEIIDYRTEVPRAITDTIADNAASGGVVVGGRPVRPFDVDIRWVAATLSKNGIIEESGVSAAIMGHPAAGVAWLANKLADQGEVLRKGQFILGGSFTRPVDIVSGDVIQADYGPLGAIGISFA, from the coding sequence ATGCCACTGACCGAAGCCCAACTGGACGCCGCAGCCCGCTCGCTTTTCGATGCGGAAATGAGCCGCGCCGTCATTCCGCAGCTCTCGAAGAGCCATCCCGAACTCGTGCTCGCCGAAAGCTATGAGATCCAGCGCCGCTGGGTGAAACACCATCTTGCCGAAGGCCGTCGCATTGTCGGCCACAAGATCGGTCTGACATCGCGCGCCATGCAGATGGCCTCGAAGATGACCGAACCGGACTACGGCGCCCTGCTCGATCACATGATGTTCCGCGACGGCCAGACAATCCCTGCCGGACGCTTCATCAGGCCGCGGCTCGAGGTTGAGCTCGCCTTCGTCCTGAAGGACGATCTGAGCGGACCGGGCTGCAACATCTACGACGTGATGCGCGCCACCGAAGTCGTCGTTCCCGCGCTCGAGATCATCGACTACCGCACGGAAGTGCCGCGCGCGATCACCGATACGATCGCCGATAACGCGGCATCGGGCGGCGTGGTCGTCGGCGGGCGGCCGGTGCGGCCGTTCGATGTCGATATCCGCTGGGTCGCCGCGACATTGTCGAAGAACGGTATCATCGAGGAATCGGGCGTATCGGCCGCCATCATGGGACACCCGGCCGCCGGCGTCGCCTGGCTCGCCAACAAGCTTGCAGACCAGGGCGAGGTCCTGCGCAAGGGCCAGTTCATCCTCGGCGGCTCCTTCACCCGCCCCGTCGATATCGTCTCCGGAGACGTCATCCAGGCCGATTACGGCCCGCTCGGCGCCATCGGCATCTCCTTCGCATAG
- the cyoC gene encoding cytochrome o ubiquinol oxidase subunit III, translating to MNIHVKPDQHGSHAGGHHGHGEHDSGGNTVLGFWIYLMSDCLIFATLFATFGVLAANTAGAPGGREIFDLPYVAIETVILLISSFTFGMAGLHLQAGAKAKVMQWLAITFVFGAVFIVMEIHEFMALIAEGAGPSRSAFLSAYFTLVGTHGLHVTAGLLWLATMIHQVWRFGLDGVVRRRLACLSLFWHFLDLIWICVFTFVYLRGVL from the coding sequence ATGAACATTCACGTTAAACCAGACCAGCACGGCAGCCACGCCGGAGGCCATCACGGTCACGGCGAGCACGACAGCGGCGGCAACACCGTTCTCGGCTTCTGGATCTACCTGATGAGCGACTGCCTCATCTTCGCGACACTGTTTGCGACCTTCGGCGTGCTGGCGGCCAATACCGCCGGTGCCCCGGGCGGCCGGGAGATCTTCGACCTCCCCTACGTCGCGATCGAAACCGTGATCCTGCTGATCAGCAGCTTCACCTTCGGCATGGCCGGGCTGCATCTGCAGGCGGGCGCGAAGGCCAAGGTCATGCAGTGGCTGGCCATCACCTTCGTGTTCGGCGCCGTGTTCATCGTCATGGAAATCCATGAATTCATGGCGCTGATCGCCGAGGGCGCAGGCCCCAGCCGCAGCGCTTTCCTGTCGGCCTATTTCACGCTGGTCGGCACGCACGGCCTGCATGTGACGGCCGGTCTTCTGTGGCTCGCGACGATGATCCACCAGGTCTGGCGCTTCGGCCTCGACGGCGTCGTGCGCCGCCGCCTCGCCTGCCTCAGCCTGTTCTGGCACTTCCTCGACCTGATCTGGATCTGCGTCTTCACCTTCGTCTATCTCAGGGGCGTTCTCTGA
- a CDS encoding DUF2849 domain-containing protein: MPAHMITANRLSDGVAVWFDTRGRWTEDLGKATIIEDERLAELIETARLSERGNIVVDTRTIEAECVEGEWVPAVRRERLRGTGPSVRRDLATPRKPAQWPQPPFPELPSATSSSPYAGIYRYDEYDRQFLRDRAEQFRQQINRRLAGELSEEEFKPLRLMNGLYLQLHGYMLRVALPYGVVSAAQMRQLAYVARYYDRGYGHFTTRQNIQFNWPRLEDAADILAVLAEADLHAIQTSGNCVRNVTTDHFAGAAAEEVVDPRLYAEILRQWSTDHPEFTYLPRKFKIAITGSPEDRAAVRVHDIGILASRNEAGEPGFTIYAGGGLGRTPVVGTKVRDWLPVRDLLRYVEAILRVYNALGRRDNIYKARIKILLREMKPENFIRMIEDEFAALPDDHNVLHEEIVEAVAARFNPPPFEALPEIPAEKANRGFSLWAKTNTHPHKQPGYISAVISLKPEGGIPGDISADEMDVVADLADRYSLGEIRISHEQNLVLPHVRQADLQALWTGLVEAGLASGNIGLITDMIACPGMDYCSLATARSIPVAQRIAARFADPDRQRQIGALDLNISGCINACGHHHVGNIGLLGVDKSGEEVYQITLGGAADEKASIGSIIGPSVASDKVVDAIEAITGAYLAERRDGERFIDTYRRLGPAPFKEAVYGAD, encoded by the coding sequence ATGCCTGCCCATATGATAACAGCCAACCGGCTGAGCGACGGCGTTGCCGTCTGGTTCGACACACGCGGCCGCTGGACCGAGGACCTCGGCAAGGCAACCATTATCGAAGACGAGCGCCTTGCCGAACTGATAGAAACGGCCCGGCTTTCCGAACGCGGCAACATCGTCGTCGACACCCGCACGATCGAAGCCGAGTGCGTCGAGGGCGAATGGGTGCCGGCAGTACGGCGCGAGCGCCTGCGGGGTACGGGGCCGAGCGTGCGGCGAGACCTCGCGACACCCCGCAAGCCGGCGCAGTGGCCGCAGCCGCCCTTTCCTGAGCTCCCGTCGGCGACCTCGTCGTCGCCCTATGCCGGTATCTACCGCTATGACGAGTATGACCGGCAGTTCCTGCGCGACCGCGCCGAACAATTCCGCCAACAGATCAACCGCCGTCTGGCGGGAGAGCTCAGCGAAGAAGAATTCAAGCCGCTGCGGCTGATGAACGGCCTCTATCTGCAGCTTCACGGCTACATGCTGCGCGTGGCGCTGCCCTACGGCGTCGTCAGCGCCGCACAGATGCGCCAGCTCGCCTATGTCGCCCGCTATTACGACCGCGGCTACGGCCATTTCACGACGCGCCAGAACATCCAGTTCAACTGGCCGCGGCTCGAAGACGCCGCCGATATTCTTGCCGTTCTGGCCGAGGCCGATCTGCACGCGATCCAGACCAGCGGCAATTGCGTTCGCAACGTCACGACCGACCATTTTGCCGGAGCGGCGGCCGAAGAAGTCGTCGACCCCCGCCTCTACGCCGAGATCCTCAGACAGTGGTCGACCGACCATCCCGAGTTCACCTACCTGCCGCGCAAGTTCAAGATCGCCATCACCGGCAGCCCCGAAGACCGTGCCGCCGTGCGCGTCCATGACATCGGCATTCTGGCGAGCCGCAACGAGGCCGGCGAACCGGGCTTCACCATCTATGCCGGGGGCGGCCTCGGCCGCACGCCCGTGGTTGGCACCAAGGTGCGCGACTGGTTGCCGGTGCGCGATCTCCTGCGCTATGTCGAGGCGATCCTGCGCGTCTACAACGCGCTCGGCCGCCGCGACAACATCTACAAGGCTCGCATCAAGATCCTGCTGCGCGAGATGAAGCCGGAAAACTTCATCCGCATGATCGAGGACGAATTCGCCGCCCTGCCGGACGATCACAACGTTCTCCACGAGGAGATCGTCGAAGCCGTCGCCGCCCGCTTCAACCCGCCGCCTTTCGAGGCATTGCCGGAGATACCCGCAGAAAAGGCGAATCGCGGCTTCAGCCTTTGGGCGAAGACCAATACGCATCCGCACAAGCAGCCGGGCTACATCTCCGCCGTCATCTCGCTGAAGCCGGAGGGCGGCATTCCGGGCGATATCAGCGCCGACGAGATGGATGTGGTCGCAGACCTTGCCGACCGCTACTCGCTCGGCGAGATCCGCATATCCCATGAGCAGAACCTGGTCCTGCCGCATGTGCGCCAGGCCGATCTGCAGGCTCTGTGGACCGGGCTGGTGGAGGCCGGGCTTGCAAGCGGCAATATCGGCCTGATCACCGACATGATCGCCTGTCCTGGGATGGATTACTGCAGCCTCGCAACCGCCCGCTCGATCCCCGTCGCGCAGCGCATCGCGGCGCGCTTTGCCGATCCCGACCGGCAGCGGCAGATCGGAGCGCTCGACCTGAACATTTCCGGCTGCATCAATGCCTGCGGCCATCACCACGTCGGCAATATCGGCCTGCTCGGCGTCGATAAGAGCGGCGAGGAGGTCTACCAGATCACCCTCGGTGGCGCCGCCGACGAGAAGGCTTCGATCGGCAGCATCATCGGTCCGTCGGTCGCCTCCGACAAGGTGGTCGATGCCATCGAAGCGATCACCGGCGCCTATCTGGCCGAACGCCGGGACGGCGAGCGGTTCATCGATACCTACCGGCGTCTCGGCCCGGCGCCGTTCAAGGAGGCCGTCTATGGCGCTGATTAA